DNA sequence from the Larus michahellis chromosome Z, bLarMic1.1, whole genome shotgun sequence genome:
TTTTTCAGTGTCACTTGACAAATCCTGTTTTTTAGAAGAAATGTATACAtgtctgttttattaaaaaggcAATTTCTTGTTTTTTATTCTCAGGTGATCACTGGAGGCCATTATGATGTTGACTGTCGATTGGAAGATCCTGATGGCACTGTATTGtacaaagagatgaaaaaacaaTATGACAGCTTCACATTTACTGCATCCAGAAATGGAACATACAAATTCTGCTTCAGCAACGAGTTCTCTACTTTCACGCACAAAACTGTGTACTTTGATTTCCAGGTTGGAGAAGATCCACCACTGTTTCCTAGTGAGAACAGAGTAACTGCACTTACCCAGGTAAAAAGCTGTTGTGTTTGACAGTAGCTGTTAGGCGGAGGCAATGTTTTTTTCAAGTTCAGCTGCATTAGATAtctgtgttgcttttgaaaatcaatGGATTGgagcttttaaaatctgaattattgCAAATAAGCTTTCTTTCTGAAAGTAGGATTTGTAGAACTCGGAGCAGAGCTGAGAAGGAATCACCAAGTGCTTAAGAGAAAGTTAGGTAGTAACTTAAATCTTAAACTCAACTCCAGGCCGCTATCttcttttttgctgttattttattaAGGAAACTTCCTTTAAATATGATGCTTCTATGCCTCTTCAAGTGTGGTTTTCACAAACCGTAAATGTCGGTGGAACAGGGTTTTCAACAATCCAGACTTTGGAGGAACTTTGAGAATTGTTTTTACATTTAACATCGTGGAGTTTTTGGGGGGAGGACATAAGCTGACCTCTCGCAtaactgctgtttttaaaatggagaagaaatttctagcaaaacaaatgaaaaaaattatccatATTTATCTGGCTTCTAGATATTTGTCCTTTTATAAGACATTATGATTATTATATTCTCAGGAATTTACAATTTTGTACCACCTCTACCCAATCTAAATCCATCAAAACTTGCCTTGAAACATTTGCTTCATGAGTTCCTACTAATGTTCTTACGTTATAACCATCACCAAACCCCTCTTTAAATAACCATTAAAGAATGCTTGACACGGTTGCTATTTTGCTAGTCTGGACTCAACAGTGTAAATAGTGCCTGCCAAATGTCAATGCCCGTTGAATTTACCTCACATGAGTCTGCAGTAGTTGAGATCTGTAAGAGTAGATGAGTTGCTGTGAATTCAGCTAcagctcttcctctttcttcttgtcATTCCTCTGCTTTATTTTGCGTTCTGATTCTTGATCCTgtatttttccatgtcttttcctTACTTTAGTCTTGATTCTGTTCAGTCTGGGTGTCTATTAtgtctgtttttccctttgctaTCTTGTCATCAGTGGAGGGATTTTGAGAACAGAGAAGACGCAGTTCAAGTTTATCGCTAGGTTGTAGCACACGCAATGCAAATAAGGTGTTTGGGAAAGAGAAAGTTAATTTTCAGAGTACAGCACATCTTTGATAAGAAGGTTCTTGTTGCAGTTGTCTTGAGCCTTCTGGCATGACCAGATTTCAGCAGCGTTTCACAGGGACAGTAAAATGTAAATCCCTAAAACTAGAGTAACTTTGTACTTAAATCCGTTGTGCAGACTAGGAGAGCTCTATAACTTACTAGTGAGACCAATGGCAGAACTTAGTTTGGAAAGCCTCTTCTAGAATTTCCTTGAGTAGAATTATCTTAGAGTTGTTCAAACACCAGTCTTGAAAGTTATCAACTTGAAAAGATGGTCCTATTGGGATGTTAAATGTGGCCTTTTATAATAGGTTGTGTGGTCTGATCTTCAGGAAATACTAATTTTAAGccataaaacagaaaaccaaactgtGACTAGAAATAAGGTATTTTGAAGATCTATTGATTAATGTCTTGGTCATCAAAAGATAGTGAGGGGCTTTTACTTGCTGAATATAAACTGCAAGTGGAAGAAGCTTCCATGAAAAATGATCTACTGCTTGGAAAACtggtaatacttttttttagatgaaaaatgGCAATGAAGGTGGGCAGTTTAAGTCTTTGTCATATGATTATGTTATGGAGCATTCAGGAACACTGAAAGGTAATAGAATTGTACTTTCTCTAACCACTTCTTGTGTACATGACTAAAAGAGAAGTGTGTCTTGCCAAAAGAACACACTGAGTTCAGTAATGTAGATTTTTTTAGAATGTTGTACAACTTTAGTGGGAATTATGCAATGAAGAATGTCAAACTAATGAAACACAGGATCATTTGATACATACTATGTGCATCTTAATGTTATAAGCAACTGTTTGTTCTCCTGGTATGCGTGGAATTAACAACTGGGAGATCACCGACACTTCAAAAGTGTTTCTGATGTTCATTTTGAACCCAAATGTACATGAATTTAAGATTTGTTTAGTCATTCTCAGAGCTCATTGCCTTTTATTACATCAGCGGTTTTACACGCTTCTGTATTTAATAGTCCGTTGCATTCCTGTGTATGGAGCTTGATCAATGTAAGTTAAATTTTACTGCATTTACAGTATTTTGGTCTGAGAATGGACTGAGTTAATCCTTAGCTTGCAAAGTTACATGAATCCTAATTTTAAATATCAAACCACAAAACTTCTGAGAGAAAAAGCACTAGAAGGGTTCTTAATTCAGATGGGTGtgtatttgtttgctttcctaGATGGAGTCTGCATGTGTTTCAATTCACGAAGCTTTGAAGTCCGTCATCGATTATCAGACTCACTTCCGCTTGAGGGAAGCACAGGGCCGCAGCAGAGCGGAGGATTTAAACACCAGGGTGGCCTACTGGTCCATAGGGGAAGCGATCATTCTACTTGTCGTTAGTATTGGGCAGGTATTCCTCCTCAAAAGCTTCTTCTCGGATAAAAGAACCACAACAACCCGTGTTGGATCATAACTGGTACTGGTAAAGCTTCGGGTCATTGTGTGATACTCATCTGTAAAAATTAGTGTTCTCCAATTAATTGCAGGTACAAAGGATCTGAGTATATGCAAAATTCAAATGTGTCTACCCCACATCccataaaaatcacaaaacagacccaaaatattatgaaatatctgaaatattttaaaagtacttcggaactttacattttttttatgattcctATTTTAAATATCTGGCAGTGACCAGCCTCTCTTCATTTCTACTGATTTTAATCCAAACTGAGTTTGATTTTTGCTGGTAAGATTATCCATCTGCAGTATAACACTTTAAAGTAACCCAACAGTCTAGTGTCTGATATGACAGCCAATATATATGAAAACttgatttgattttaattttcaggcTGAATGTATTGGATCATAAAAAGGCAAATGTGATGAACTATAGTGCATTGTTTtgatttgctgttaaaaaaaaaatccagtgataCACCTTGCTTATTTGTAAAATTGTTGCAAGCTTGATGCTACATCACCGTGCAAATTCTGCATCAGCCTGGTAAGTCTCCACTTTCAAATCTAGCTAAATTTTGTACTTTAGTATGTTTGCTTAAACATACATTATTCTATGATAAAATACATGCGTTTCCTCTTTTACTATGTTCGTTTCACTGAACAAATTGTAAGCTGAGACTACTCAGGAAATCCCCTTTCTGTATTCGAAAATCCAAATCtccaagtttattttaaaaacatgcaataaaataGGGAGTCTTGTACTTTTGTCACTGAAACTGTACAGTTTCTGTACtcacatgctgctgctgctttttgggtttAAGACCAGAAGTAGCTTGGTTTGTTaagcagcacagcaccagcactggACGAGGTTATATTATGTGTTAGGCACATACAAAGCTTTTTACCAGATTGTTTTCCTATTAAGAGGCCAATTTGATATTGATACTGCATTGCACGAGTGCTGTAAATTTTACTTTCCTGTGTGTGGTGCACTGATACTTGATGGCCTTGTGCATCTAATTGCCACTCTTTTTTGCTAGTGGTCgggaaatgttttaaatatttcaggttATCTTTTTGGTAGAGTCATAGTTACATTGTTTCCACTTGTCTTTAGTAGCTTATGTACTGTAAAGTCTTGTTTTATTTGGACGGGGAAGGTAGTAAATGTATATACCTACAAGGAGCTTGAATTGAGCTGGTCATAATAAGGCTCATAATAAACTCCTTCAAATCGCTCTGGAGGAATAGGCAGACTGACCAACTCTTAAATGCACACAAACTAAGGCAAAAAGATTTGTCATATATTACTGGCTAATTCAAAAGATGCTTCTCAAGCAAGTTCTCAGTAAGCAGAGAAAGAAAGCTAAACCCTTACTAATTGCCCGTATTATTTCtagcaaaaaatttaaaattacacgTACAGGTGACATTTGAGCAATCTGCAGAAATGATCTAAGATGACTTGGTTTTAAAATCTTGTGAcggctgaaaaagaaaaacaaaagggcaCCTACCATCTGTTGTGAACTGAACTGAACGACTGCTCTCTTGGGCACTGAAGAAAAACCTCACAACAGCTCAAAAATTATTGAAAGGGTCATGGGGGTATTAAAAAGCCTACTATATGTAAAATGCAGGGTTATATGTAATGTTTTTCTATCCTGTACTGAACTTTAAATACTGCAGTACCGTTTGGGGATGTAAACTTCCCAGAAATAAACTTGTAAAgatcataaaacaaaaaaactaggGCTTTCTCCTTAGAATACGAATCTGTGCCTGCACGCAATATTCTTAATTGTACCTATATGCTTTATTCTTGTGTTTCAGCAACTGATATTTAGTACTTCTTGTGCTGCATTGCACACAATAATGAAGCAAGTGGTACACTTTGGGTGCAAGTGTTGgatgaaaacattatttaattttgCTAGCGTCCACTATTATCTTCTGGACTTTGAATATCACTTGTGTAGCTTTAATGGcaacaaaagcatttgttttaaagGTTGAAACGTGTTGGTATTTTTCCCACCGAGTTGTTCTGTGTACTGTCAAAATTGGTAAACAATGGGATAAAACAGATAATGGTTGGCCATCACGTACATGTCTCATTCGTTCATGATGTTTGAATGTGTGAAGTGGGACAGTTCAGCTCAATATTACTCCCACTGCAGACGTTTAGTGGACTTGACTTTTGCATTGAACTTAGGTATCCAAACCAGTCCTCTGCTATCCTGCTGCATGATATGCAGCAATAGCTtcaaaatgcctttatttttgtgttattaAAAACATGGCACAAATACACATGTTTAAACGCAACTGTATatagtttttaaaagaagtgaCTGGATAGGATGTAATAAAACACATGCTAACATGCAGTGGGTGAAGAAATGCATTGTGACTTTTGgttaaagctgcattttttaatatatgaaaagaaTAGTTTGGGTAATGGTGTGACACACAAGTAAGCGCTCAGCGTTAATGGGGATATAACTGTTTTTAATTGCTAAAGGGCCTGGGTTTCAGCTACTCCTTGGATGTTTTATGTTTACAGAAGTTCTTTTCATGTCCTGAAACATCAGTTCTTGTTTTagtttggggggcgggggaggagttTAAGTCTGAACAAGACAAAAAGCAGACCCTGTGAATATTgtatgggaaaataaaaattaatatatgaaTGCGGTCTGattgttttgtttgcatgtgGGAATGGGGAGCATTATTCTTCAAAAAAGCTCAAATAATGGTTTGAGTAGTCAGCTTGTCTTTTAACACGTTGCAGTTAATCTGCCACTTGACACTTGGATCATCGCTTCTATTGCTGTACGTCAAGAAGCATACCTGTTCATATTTAGCTGTGCTTTCAGGTCGCTGGAAAAACTCAAGTTTCAGCAAGATAGTGTAGTTACTGGCTCTCCGCTCAGCACGTTTGCAGTGCAGGCAGTAATATTCGTAAATCTGTTCCTGTTGGAGTGGAATTCAAAGTATTTGACTGCAAATGCCAGGAATGATTCGGGACCTACTGCATCTTTTTGCATTAATTCTGTGGATAACAAGGTTAATACGGGATGAGCTAGACAGGTCCATCCAATTAGTGTTGTTTAATGATGGGCTATAAACTCCAAATGTTGTGTAGTATCTAAatgtgtgattttattttgtgtaGCTTCTTGCTGAATATTAGCACATACCGGTTAAGTTTTGAAAACCATATGGAGTAGGCATCATTGCTTCCTGTGGGCACCTTCGAAAATGGCTTTTTCTTGCCATTTGTGTTTTCTCCTATGTCAGTTGCTGTACATTCAAAATTTTTCAAGATTATTTACAGTACCTGGATTGAAAAAAGCTTTTGTCTGGAAGTATGGGTAAGTTCTGCGCTTTCAGTGGCCCATCACTGTTACAGTCACATAGTTGTCTGGGGTTATTTTAGGTATGTGGCACCCGGGATTTTAAAGTAGCTTAAGACAAGTTGTGGTCTGAAGTCATTTTCCACTGAAAGCTGATAatcttacatgaaaaaaattagaCGAAGTGGAAAGATGAGTCAGCGGATCAGCTGACTTGGATGATGATGGATTTTATCAAGGAGGAAGCAGAAATGTGCTCTGGGCACCTGCAACCCATTAAACAGTTTCTTGGGCTGCCAGACTGATTGAGGACACAACTGCAGCAGGGACACCACAACCTGGATTTTGTATGACTTATGGAATGGCAACAATTATTGAATGAAATTTTTGAAGCCTGACACTGCCATTCAGCAGGGAGTTGTGGTGTAACACAGCAGTGTCAGATGCACGTTGTCTGACACAGCTCTGGAGTCATTGCTGTTGACTTCAGAGGCTTTTGTGTGGATTTACCTTCAGGTACCATCAAAGCGTGTCTCCTAATTATTCTTAGTGTTGAAACATTTCatgcctttgctttctgcctaACTGGGCTCTTTACAGGAAGAAGGCATACTTATACTAATGGAGAAATCCAACAATAAGGGTAGCATCATCTAATGTCAACGTTTATTTAAAAGTAAGTCTTAGCAATCCTCATAACTTGGTAACAGTAATTTCCCTCAGACACCGAGTTAGTCTCTGTGCATTTATAACTGAGTGCTAATTCTACTTGTCGGTAAGACCATGAACATGCTCCTTGGAGTGATCGAGATCTTCCAACATCACCTGATTTCTCATtgttaaaaacagattaaactgGTTTTTCCTGTACAGACAGTGGAGGAGCAGTCCTCCAGGGTGAAATGAAACCAAGAGTTTAACGCCACCCTGAATGAGACAGAAGCAAAGTCTGTCTCTCTCACACCTCCCCTTGACTTCCATGGCTGTCAAATCAAGTTCCAGAAAAGTGAAGTCATGGTGTGGACGCTGATGATCCCGACCCAGTAAGCGTTGAGAGACATGAGGGGAAGCGGCGACTCAGCTTAGGAAGGAGATACTCTGGTTACCTGACAGTAGCAGCTCTCAAAAGGttctttatttgtattaaaaagtCCATGTTACAAACCTCAGGGCAAGATTTCCCATAAGCGTAAGGTGATTTGACTTTGCCGTACTTCGAAGCAGATTGATTTGAGCCCCTCAATGCTGCCTGCCCCCCTGCTGACAAGAACCAGGACACACGTGCCAGTGGTCTGCTCACATCACCGTTGTGCAACACAGCGATTCTGAGCAATTCAACTGCCTTTGCATCTGTTTTACATTTCTTGGCGTTACAGGCTGTTTTGTTGGTGGGCTAAGAGGACAAGGAGTGACGCAGGGGGGATGCTGTAGCCTTATTGCCATCCTTGtgttttcaagatgcagagtCCTCTGCTGATGAGTCGTCTGTGCTGTGGTTTTACCAGAGTGCAGAAACTCATCTTGATAGGAACGCCACATTCCTCAGTTCCACTGCTGTTAACGATGTGTTTGGCTGTCAATAAAGGCCGCTGATCAGGACTTCCCAACCATTTCCGTAGCCTGTGTCTCACCCTGTGAGACACTGTCCAGATCGAGGTGCAGCGAGTGAGACGCGATGCAGCAGGATGCAATGGCATCAGTCATCAGCCTGCGCTGCTCAGGTACATGTTTCATAGCTGAATGCGTTTTGCTGGTGTGCTCTCCCAGGAAGGTTGTCATGACCTTCTGCCAGCCCTGTGTGACAGGCCATGGTCAGTGACCAGCTGCCTGCCTGAGAGGTCTCCAGTTGGTGGAGTATTCCCGGCTTAAGCAAGAACCTTCTTGTTAGGGATGTGATCAGTTCCTGTCCATGTCGTGGGTATTCTTCCCTAATTTTATGTACGCAGATTTTCCTGATGCCAAGAACAGCAGTTTTGTTCGTTCCTTACAGCAAATGAATATTCTTTATAAATTACCAAAAAGATAGCATGTTGACATTTTTGATATGCAGGATATCAAGAACTGAGGAGCactgttttccttctggaagaAATCAAACATGAGGGAAAAGGCTTTGGGAATGTTAACGTACTGATATGAGATGAGCTTTTTTGGCACAGCTCTGACTTTTGCTCTGGTGTTTGGTGAACACAATACCACTGGGCATCAAGGAAGTATCTCAACAAGgacagaaagaagggagaaagagaggcagaagagagagagggaagatgaggaggaaaagtgaggggggaggaagaaaaggaaggagggaaggactgaaggagggaagaaaaagagggcagaggggagagagcagggagaggagcctgTACGCTGGGCTTCGGAGGCTTGAGGAGCACCCAGCTTGCTCCCTATGGACAAGAGGTGCTCCCTCTCCTGGGGTGCCCCCAGCACAGGCATGCAGTGCAATCTGCAGGTAGCAGCTGTAATTCACACCAGAATCCTCTCTCTCTACCACATACGGGCACACTCAAAATGAGGAATTCAATTAAAATTGCCCCAAGGGAAATTAGAAGAAACACTTTATCAAAGGTGGATGGAGGTTGGAAGACCAGTAGGCTGTTACGGAAAGGGAAGGTGATGAACAGAGTATGGCAGCAACCAGGAGGTGCTGTGACCTGTGAAACACTCTGCCTCACGTAACACCAGCCTTTAATCCCACTGATGCAAACAGAGAATGACTCTGCAGCTCTCAGCGTCATTGCTTGTCCTAAACTGACGTAAGACAGTCAGCTGCCCACCCATTCTGCACATCCCCTTCCCTCATGGTCAAAGACGCGTAAGACCTTAAGGGCCTCACTTAGTACCCCACCACGCTTGCTCTTCTCTAGAACAAAATCCCCCCCACCCTGAAAATTCACAGGGCAGAAAATGAGGCTGTGTTCCATCACCTGTGCAGATCCTCGGGGGCCAAGCCCTCAGTGGGCTACACCTCGTTAAGTGGAGGTGTGCAACAAGGGGAACTTCCACCCGCTTGCAAATCCCATCTCAGAAAGAAATTCCcttgcatttcaaaatacagcCATGTATTTTGAAAAGCGCTGGAAAATAAGGTTTTTAGTGAAAGTATCTGGTGTGTGTCAGTCTAAATAGTGCAATTTAGTTTCTGCTATAAACTGTAATTCTTTACAATATACCAGAGCAGAGCACATGTCATCTGAAACAGTATATCGAAATGAAGTTCTACCTTGCCAGAATTTCCTTTTTGGAAATGCTTTCCCTCAGATGACTATAATTGCACGTAAGAAGAATCAAAAACTGAAACCTCCCCTTAGTGATAACTGTAAAATCCCAAGAGCTGAAAGTTGAGTCTGTAGGCAGCCCAAAGTCCCACACCCACCGCTGTCAAGGGGAGAGGGGAACACCAGTGGGTGTCCTGGAAGGCCATggcacccagcagggctgggcctGGGGTATCTGTTTCTTTCCCATAATGTTTTCTCATGACCTTGTCTACATGCACGACTGCAGTGATTTTACTGATGCCTGGAGAAGAGTGCGAAGGAGGAAGTACATCAAATGCACAGTGATCAAGAGACAGGATGAGTGGCACATGTCTGCAAGTGTAGGTCAATACGCTTCATGAATGCCAAGACAGGGATGCTGCCACCCACCTTCAATTCACGTGAAATGAGCATTTATTCCAGCAGGGCTCAAACAACATCCTCCAGCCACCAGAGAGGGTGGGTGCCTTGCGCACTCAAGAGCAAGTGAACGGCCTGTCATAAAACACAAGCTCCCGAGTCTCCATGAGCATCCCACAGGCAACAGGCAACAGGGAAAATCCTTAGCAGGTCTGAAACAAAGGTTGGTGATAGAAGATAAAGGGGAAACATGGGAATTATGAAAGACTTAGAGCCATCACACCCCCAAAACTTGCACACTCAGGTAACTGGCACTGTACTGGGAATACCAGACCCTACACAGCTCTGCACGCAGATCTGCTCCTCCGTTCTTGCTTTGAGGGGAGTTTTGGGGCTGTCCTCACAGCAGaccagctgctggccaaggctgagcaaATCAGCGACAGTCATAGCACTTCTGTGAGAACAcgttgaagaagggaaaaaaaagttgctggGCAAGAGCAATTGCAGCAGGAGAGAGGgatgagaatatgtgagagcaacagccctgcagacaccacggtcagtgaagaaggagggggaggaggtgctgcaggcaccggagcagagattcccctgcagtctgtggtgaagaccatggtgaggcagactgtgcccctgcagcccatagagaTCCACGGTGGAGCAGAcatccacctgcagcccctggaggatCAGTGCTGGACCAGGTGGGTGCCCCagaggaggctgtgaccccatggagagcccatgctggagcaggctcctggcaggaactgtggaCCAGTAGAgagaggaccccacgctggaacaggtttgctggtGGGACTTGTggccctgtgggggacccacactggagcagttcatgaagaactacagcctgtgggaaggacccgcgttggagaagttcatggaggactgtctcccatggaagaaaccccacactggagcagggggagagaacaa
Encoded proteins:
- the TMED7 gene encoding transmembrane emp24 domain-containing protein 7, producing MPLRGSRSAGPSGRLLLVVALAACAARASEITFELPDNAKQCFYEEIAQGTKCTLEFQVITGGHYDVDCRLEDPDGTVLYKEMKKQYDSFTFTASRNGTYKFCFSNEFSTFTHKTVYFDFQVGEDPPLFPSENRVTALTQMESACVSIHEALKSVIDYQTHFRLREAQGRSRAEDLNTRVAYWSIGEAIILLVVSIGQVFLLKSFFSDKRTTTTRVGS